Part of the Falco cherrug isolate bFalChe1 chromosome 1, bFalChe1.pri, whole genome shotgun sequence genome, CAGCCTCCCCGCCGACCGGGAGGGCGGCCCCGCCGACACTGGCCTGCCCGAGGAGGAGGTACCGGGCCGGGGGTGCCtcgccgcggggggcggggggggcggtgtGTCTGGGTTTGGGGAGGTcggggttttggggggggtgttggtccggcatccccctccccacccgCCATCCGCGCCCCCCACGCCGGGGGCGGCTCCGTGCTGGAGGGGGCCCGCCGGCTTCCCCGGCCCCACGTAccgggggctggcggggggggcaccggcggcgggcagcgcaTCCCCCCATCCCCGGGACACCCCCGCATCCCGCCGGCATccccccggggctccccgcaGGCGCGCCCCGGCTCCCCGGGGCAaccccccggggcagccccccgggtGTGGGGCAGCCCCACTCGAGACGCGCAGCTCCCGGGGTGGGAGGGCCCCAAaccaggctgaccccccagcccgcggggcCGGTGCCTTGGGGGGTGCCGGGCACCCCTCGTGGGGCTCACCCCAAAGGTGTCCCCAACAGTCTCCCCCCCACGGGAGaccagccccccgccccccgcggggccGAGAGCGGGCTTTCTCCCTTGCGACCGCCAAGTTCCTGGTTTTGCCCGTGACCTTGAGATGGGAATTTGGACTTTGGGAGTGTGAGAGCGGCCGGGGCAGGATCCTCCGCGCCCTCCCCTCACCGCCTGCTCCGGCCGGGTTGTCCTGGGGTCTCTGGCTGACGGACAGTGCCGGGGCGCACCACAGCTCCGCTCGCCTGCCTTTGGTTTTATATTCCAGAGGTGGTTCTGACACGAAACTTCCCAAAGTTTCCCAAAGCGCCCCAATAATAGGGAATTTTCTTGCTGGCAGCCTCGCCGGGTGTGGGGCAAACCATGCTGCCCGGGTGCTTGCAGGCGCTGCGGCTCGGGGGGACCCGGCGGTGGGAGATGGCCATGGAGGGCCTGTTGCCTTTCCCGGTGGCACGGCATGCGCTGCGCTGGCCGTGGGCAGCCCTCGCCCTGCTCCCGGCTGGAtccggggggccgggggccggccaTCACCCCCTGGCCCTTGGGGATCCCCTGACCTTGCAATGCCGCtctgcccgggggggggggctgctggggatgaTGAGTGGCCAGAGGGGACGGCTGCGAGGTGCCAGGGTCCCCTGCCATGCTGGGGACGTGTGAGGAGGGCAATGGCCGCTCGTGCTCCTCCAGTGCCAGGCAGGTATTTTCCCTGCACGAGTTTTTCCCAGCCGTGGCTGGAAGAGCCGGTGCTGTCGAGTATTTGCTTAAGCGCAGGGGAAAGGGGCTGCCCGGTTACTGCGCCCTACTCCTCCCCAGGGCTTGCCTTCCAGCTTCGTGCCCCccaaaaaagagggagaagcagCGCCCATCTTGGGACGGGTGTCAGTCAGGTGGAACAAGCCCCCCCAGCTGGCAGGAGTCCCGCTGCCTGCTCCCGAGGTGGCTTCCCCATCCCTTTTGCCTGCCCCCCGTGAGGGACCTCCCCCCCCGGGACAGGGTTGCTGTGGGCTCGGGGGGTCCCCACAGAGGAgcatggggggggtgggggggggcagaaCAATTTGGAAAGGAGGTCACGTCACTTTGGCCAGGCGAGAATGGCATGTAAAAGGCTCGATGGAGGCCTTATTTGGTAGCGGAGTGGCTCTGGAGAGCCCGGCTCGTGGccctcatccccatcccatgCCAGATCCCTCACcctgggggagcggggaggggacCCTAGCGCTGGCTTCTGGGGGGAAGGTGCCCGGTGAGGGGATGAGGTTTGCCCCTGTGTCGCACCACGCCATGCTCCTGCGTCCTTCCCTCCTTTGAGCGTGGGGTTCGGAGGGTTTGGGACCAAAGCCATGGGTGGGACACGGCCACGCGTGACCCCCACCCGTGCCCGCCACTCCTCTTTTGCAATCCCCCATCTGCTCTCTTGGCTTCTCGCTGGCTTTTCCTCCACTGCTTCCTCGTTCCAGCCCCGGCAGCTCCAGAATCACTCTTCCCGGagggctgctcctctcctcccatCCTCTGCTGGCCATTTGGCTACCGCTCTGGAGAAACGGCTACGAGTGGCGAGGCTGGAGGCTGAGCCCACTCCTCCCGCATCCCAGGGCCACTAGAGCCAGCGTCCCTCGGCCTCGGCCTTGTTTATGTCGGGGAGTTTTGCGGGCTGACGGCATGCGTACACACAGCACAGGAATCTAAACCCAGCCGAGGAGGACGCTCCATTAGCAGAGGGAGTATTTACTCAAGGAGTAATCCCCGCGGGGCCGGAATGCACCCcgccgggggtggggggggtggggggtgggggggtggagggggtgggaggcagaggcagcaccCTGCTTTGCTTGGGGGGGTCAGGGCGGGGGGAGCAAAACCTCTGCTTCCCTGTTTTACGGCTGGACGGCGGCCCCGTGCCGTCCCCCTCCTGCTACCACCGGGGTCCAGTGCCCGGTGGTGCCTCCCCGCCGGCGGGCAGCCAAGCGGCTAATCGGCTGGTGGAGAATTAAAGCAAGCCCCCATGGAAAGGTGGCCGCCAGGGAGCTGGGCTCGAAGGAGACATGAAATGCCTCGTGAATGAATCACCCGTCCGCCTTCCGCCTCTCCCTGCCGCCCCCCGGGCCTGTTAACGTTTACCAGGGGGGCTGGtttgggcaggggcaggggagtgTGACCGGCACCCGGCATCCCTCGGGGCACCCGGCATCCCTTGGGGTGCCGCCATCTGATGGGGGTCCAAGGCAGCCAAATGCCTCCCCGGCTCACCTTCAGGACGCAAACCTGGCTTGTGGCTTCAcgtgaggaagaggaggaggagggctgccAGTGCTCCATCATGGACCTCTTCATGGTGGGACCATCCTTGGGCCATGGTCTGGAGACCCCAGCCACCTCTTGGCCTGGGTCCCTGCACGTCCTTCTGTGTCCCCAGCCCAGACTGTCCTGGCAAACCCCCCAGACTTTGCAGCATCCCTTGAACTGGTCCCAGACAGGACACAGCATTTTGGGGACAGCAGAAGGTGATGGTGGGACatgggggagcagaggggagagggaCAGGCCAGAAGTGGGATGGATAGCTTCCTAGGGAGAGGAGAGTAGGAGAAGCTAGGAGAAGACTTTCTGCAGGGATGATAAACACCAGGAGGGGAAAAACCAGGAGCGAGGTGGCAGAGGTGGcatccagcagccctggcaaatctggggtgcagcagcaggagcagaggaggactGTGGAAAGAGGACTTGGTGTGTTCCTTGTGCAGTCCCGTGGCTGCCATCCCCGCTGAAGGGAGTCAAGGCTGTGGTCACTGCGAGGTCCTGCACCCATGGCCAGCGGCTTCCAGGAGCAAACATCAGCACTGCTGACCTGGAAGAAACCTTTGGTTCACCCCAGATTGTACCAAGAAAGGAGAGATGGAGAAATGCTCCACCAAGAAGAAACTAAAAGATGTCTGTGGAGCAGAATGGAAATGAAACAGCTCGGGGTGTCCTGAAGCGGGGGTGTTTGGGCTGTGGGACTCCCACcactctgctccagctccttttGCTGAGCCCTGCTGGGGACCTGGAGGTCTGACCCATGTCCCCCGGCTGCTCGGGAGTACGCGTCTTGCCCGATCCGCCTCCCAGAAGCCGTCATTTTTCCCTGTGGAAGAGCATacacctgcctgctggccaggcagttCTCTGTTAAGGcctttttttccaccctcaAGGGCAGGATTTTGTGCTGGAAGCGTTTCTGGTAGAGGATGGGGGCTGAATCCCTGGGATCTCGGCACAGGAAAgcctggagcagctccctgcGGGCTGAAGCTCCTCTTCCATTTAAGGGCAGGAGTAATATTTCCGCCTAAAATCTTCCCCTTGGCAAAAGGATATCCGTCCAGCCTGCTGGGAATTGTCCCTGAGGACGCTCCCTTTCTCTGCCAGTCCCACCTCATTTTAACACAGCCCAGATCCTCCCACCTGCTTGTTACCCAGCCCAGCCGAAGGATGCTGTTTACGTAGGACCTACTcaaatatccctttggctgggTGCACCAGCCCCTCCGTAGATTTTTGTGGGGTGCAGATGGGAAGCACCTAGGACCTTGTAtctcctcccttctcccagctctcAAACATCCTTTCGGgactggaaagcagctggggCATCCTTTAGAGCCCTTCTCCCTCACCCCCTCACCGCTGTATAATTTTACGGTTTAAAACTTGGCCGACCCACGTTTgaactttcaaagaaaacaagtcaTTACTGAAGAGGAGCCCTTCCTTTGCGAGGCCGAATTTCggaggatttttcagttttttatcTCTCTCATCTCTCCGCTGCACGGCTATGGGGCTAAATGATCTGGCAAGATGGGCTCTTAGGGGTTTGGATTTCAGGGACGTAGCAAATTGGCGGCGGGTGTCTCGACACCTCTGGTGTTTCATGCAGCTCCCTAGGGAGAGGGGAGGCGAGAAGCCAGCCTGCCGTCCCTGCgtgagggatgctgcaggcaaggggggacaggcagggatgctcagcctcCTCAGGAGGCAGACCCAGCTGGGAGGATGGATTCCAAGCTGGTTCCCTGGATAGCAGCGGCCACCCTCAGGCAGACCTGTCTGAAGgggaataattttttcccctaggAAAGAGTGAATTTGCCTTCTTTACATTGAATTTCATGGACATGAGGGTTGCTCCTCCAGGTGAATCCTTCCCCAACCCCTGCCAGGAGAAATTCGGGCAGTGTCTCCATCGGTGTAGCACTGAATGCCTTGGGATGCTCCATCGCCCTCTGGTCTCAGAAGTTAGGCAGAAAGCAGGCAGGGGTCCCCCAAGGTGCCCTTGGGGGGGCCTTCCAGTCCCCCCATGGCTGGTCCCAGTAGAGGGGACAGGCTACAGGGTTGTACCTGACTGCAGCCCTGGCTCAGGAAAGGCTGAGGACATGCCTGCGCTGCTGGAGCTCTCAGCATCCCTCTGGGCAAGGCCATGAGCATCCTTTCTTGGCCGGAGCTGGGTTTGCTTTCCAAGTGGAGTCAAGCGTCGGATGGCCATACTTTCACAGGTGGCTTGTTTTCTGGCAgcccccatgcacccagcgtGCACCCGGCGATGGGTACCAGCAGCGATGGTTATCACCTCACTGGGCTGTTGACACAAGGGCTATATGCAAACAGCCTGGAATACCTTTTGTTATTTAATAGATATAGGTCAGCCAGAGGTTTTGTTACACAAAGCGGGAATGTTTGCTGCTCCTAGGCTGTGAGATGGGGTAGATAGCTTATctgcaagagaaagaagaaatgtcagTAGAAGAATAGGCCTGGGCTGTCTGTCTCTGGTTGTTTCATATGTCTGTCCCAGCGAGTAGGGtgtgcctgccccccccccccccaaaaaaaatcaatgttttccCCTCCTTCAGCCCCAATCTGGCAGCTTGGTACCTGGGGTGGGTGACCTTGGTCTAGCCCCTCCAGACCAGCTCTCACAAGCCATGTGGGTGCCTGAAAAAATAAGCTACAGCCATCAAATCCTCCAGATGGCCTCCTGGAAAGATGCTAcggcagcagcaggagtgggGCTGGCTTGCAAGCCTGAAGCTGAGGGGGAgagccaggcagggaccccACCGACACAGGCACCATCCCTGGGTGCCCCAGCAAGAGCAGAGGTGGTGGGTGATGGCACTCAGTGTCAGACCTACCCACAAGGACACGGCAGGGCTGAGGCCAAGCCAACCGCTCCCTCCCCAGGGGGGTCTGAGCCTAAATACAGCCCCTGAACCATGGGCAGTCTGCGTGGGTGGGTGGAGGGTCCAGGTGGGGCTGGTTGGGGCTGTTGGCACCCCCAAGCTCTCGTGGGTCTCCAGCCATCGGTCACCAAAGTGTCTGGATGAGATTTTGGGGATGAGGAGAGGGGGACCGGCAGCAGATCCAGCTGTTGGTCTCCTGCTCCACACCACTCCACAAGTTACAAGCTGGTTGTAAAGCAAAACCATCCCAGCACGGGTCTTGCCCCGGTGGGGTTTGCCTGTCCCCAGGGAACCCCGCATCCCCCCTCAGGGTCTGTGGCAGCAGGGTTGCTGCCAGCCGCCCTGGCTTTGAGGATGCTGCACCAAGGCAAACATTTAGATCCACCCAAAAGGAGTTAAAACTCCTTAAAAGGTGATTTTATAAACCGGTGACAAGCTGCTTAAAACCAGCCCCCTCCAAAACAGAGCCATTCCTCCAGGAGGAAGAGTTGGGATTTGCTTCTCCCAGTCCTTAATGAGCTGCTGCAATTAAGCAGAGACAATAGGCATTGTCTGCAGAGTAAGGCTCTGCTGGGGATGCCAGGAGAGAGCCTGTTTGCCAGACCAGGGTGGAAGGTGCCGCGATGCTGACAGCCTTTTTGACCCAGAGGGCAGTTGCTGTAGTGAGGACGGGTCTCGGTTACCTTTCCGTGGCATCTTACCAGTTTCCTCCATGGTCACCCAAGGGATGGGGATGCCTCTCCCAAAAATGCCACATCCCCCAAGTGTGGCTGAAGGCTCGAGGTTCCCCTCAGGCTGCCATCATCCCTGTGGTGTGCCACCACCTAAGGCTGTGGGAGATGTGGGGGATCCCCAAGCTAAGAGTGAGGGAGGGTCCCCAGGaacctcctttcttcttttctaggTGAGGACGCTCTTTGTCAGCGGGTTGCCTCTGGATATCAAGCCCCGGGAACTTTACCTGCTCTTCAGGCCCTTTAAGGTACTAGATtagggaggggagaggggggtgGAAGTGCAGGGCTGGCTCTGTGCCCCATCCCTGTGGCCCCACCAACCCTGGGGGATCTGGGAGCCCGCTGCTTTCCCCCAGAAAGTCTAATTCGGTCACTTTATTCACAGAAACAGTTCTGCACCTTTTTGCCCCCAGTAAACCATAGGAAGATGGCATTGGGCACTTTGATTGCACCAGGGTTTTAATTGCACGTTGATTTGCAGCCCATTTAGCAGCAGAAGAGTGCTGGCTGCAAACCTCTCCAGTCTCTTCACCCTGCCAGACCTGCAGCTCAGGCACCGGCTCTTTTGAAACACAAAGGATGATATTATCAGGCATCCAGCATCCCGACACAAATCCAGCAGCAGCGAGTCCCCATGCTGGTGCTGAGCCTTAGTGAGCTCCCCCCATGGcccccagctgtggggctgccgGGTGGTGGGTGCAGGAGGTTTCCCTCTCCAAGGAGCAGCTGAATCACGGGCATCTCCACAAACacccttttttattctttcctcgCAGGGGTACGAAGGGTCTCTCATCAAACTCACCTCCAAGCAGGTAGGCGCCGCTCAGACCAGGGCGAGCATCCCCCGTCACGCTTCCACCCTCCTCCGGTGCTGCCGGTCACCCGGGTAAGGGTCCCCCCAGTGCCCTGCCACCCTGACTGATGGtgccccccctccttcctctgcagcccgTGGGCTTCGTCAGCTTTGATAGCCGCTCCGAGGCAGAGGCGGCGAAGAACGCGCTGAACGTGAGTGCACCTGGCTGCTccatttttgggggttttccccCCCCTCATTTTCCTGTTGTCCCCAGATATTCTCCGAATTCCTCCGTCCCAGGGATGTACAtctcccaccccagctggccccacagcatccccatCCCTCCAGCCGATCCCCATCGGCTGTTCTCATCTGCATCCTCCCCCAGGGGGGCTGCATCCCCCTCGCCTTTCCCAGGGCCCTGCAGGAAGGCTGGAAGCTTAAGGATTAGAGCCTTAGATATGAGTCAGTGAGAGGTGCctttcccagcctctcctgTTTCTTCAGCGGGAAAAATCCCTCCTaaagctgcaaaagcaaaagcaaattttgctttcctttagcAGCTCCTTCTGTGGAGAGAACCTCATGAAAACAGTCACGGGGAGAACCGCATGGAGCCGGTTCTCCGATTCCTTGCcgggttttggtttggtggttttttttggttttttttttccccttgtcttcattttcaatgtaaaacttttttttttggctctgctAATCCCTCTGGATAAGAGCTGGGCTGCGGGATGCCGACTGCCAAATATGGTGCCGATGCTAAAGATGCCGGAGGAATGCGAGCCGCCTCGGGGCCGGCAAATTAGCTCATTTCAAGGCtggaagttgaaaaaaaaataataaaaaaataacgAGGAGTTATttttgctgcagggctggcacttGGTGGTGCTCACCTAGCCGCcatgcctccttccctcccgCAGGGCATCCGCTTCGACCCCGAGATCCCCCAGACGCTGCGGCTGGAGTTCGCCAAGGCGAACACCAAGATGGCCAAGAGCAAGCTGGTGGGCACCCCCAACCCCAGCACACCTCTCCCCACCGCCGTACCTCAGTTCATCGCCCGGGAGCCCTGTAAGTACTGGCCCTGGCCCTCCCCAGGGAGCCTCGCCATgtgcccccccccgccaccgcTGCAATGCCAGCAGGCTTTTGGGGTGGCAGGTGCCAGGGGTTGCCCTCGTCCTCATTTGCCTTGGCAAAACGCCTTATTCAGGCAATTTGATGTTGCGCGGAGATCATGGGTGGATGTGGGGATGCGGGGCTCCTGGTGCGGGATGCTGGAAGGAGCTGGgatgggtgctggtggggaacGCCATGCCCAGCGGGAAGCGGCAGTGCCAGCCACACACGCCGGCCTGGTGGCCGTGGGTGCCCAGAGGTGGCTGCCAGCGCTGGAGAGGAGCCGGTGGCAGTGACGGCTGCCTTGGCACGGCGTGTGGGAGTGGGACGAGCCTGCAGCACTGCGTGACCGTGCTGGCAAGTTTCTGAGTGATGGCTTGGAGTCTCGGTGGAGACCTCAGCGACGTCCTGCCGTGAGCACGCCGTAcccatttctgctgctggaagagctCTTACGTGGACGCCGGTTCCTTGCCTCGTTGCTGCGTGCGGGCACGAGCTGCACGCTCTCCTTCGTGCCCATGACACCGCATCCCCTGGGCAATGAAACCTCACAGTGACGATGTGCCCAGCCCCACGGCATTGCTCGCCACCAGCTGAGCCCTGCGTTTTCCCAGCGGGAGCGCAAGCTCAGTGCTGGCTCTGCGGGTCGGCACACCGACTGGCATGCTGGCACTTCTCTGGGGgaagctctgctcctgctcgTGCCTGCTCTGGGGGGAGAAGGAATGACCGTCGGTGCCATCATGCAGCACGTGGGGCGGTGAGGGCCGCGGCGCGGTGTCACCGTTAACtctccttcttcttttcttgcagaTGAGCTCACAGTGCCTGCACTTTACCCCAG contains:
- the RBPMS gene encoding RNA-binding protein with multiple splicing isoform X1 translates to MSSLPADREGGPADTGLPEEEVRTLFVSGLPLDIKPRELYLLFRPFKGYEGSLIKLTSKQPVGFVSFDSRSEAEAAKNALNGIRFDPEIPQTLRLEFAKANTKMAKSKLVGTPNPSTPLPTAVPQFIAREPYELTVPALYPSSPEVWGPYPLYPAELAPALPPPAFTYPASLHAQMRWLPPSEAGSQGWKSRQFC
- the RBPMS gene encoding RNA-binding protein with multiple splicing isoform X2; the encoded protein is MSSLPADREGGPADTGLPEEEVRTLFVSGLPLDIKPRELYLLFRPFKGYEGSLIKLTSKQPVGFVSFDSRSEAEAAKNALNGIRFDPEIPQTLRLEFAKANTKMAKSKLVGTPNPSTPLPTAVPQFIAREPYALAPSLRGWFSGLEVPSVLLNAGSQVCDGGLQSVLWVLMESSKAATGLACSPQNHSVLA